The Petrocella atlantisensis genome has a window encoding:
- a CDS encoding CPBP family intramembrane glutamic endopeptidase yields the protein MEIQNLFKFKPTKDLAVVLINYTLIVAIFYLSFQIITIKNVAGQFITFGVVGILLLGILVPALYNTLIMKRPLSVLGIKKEKLMLSIGLSLVFSVIQYFLTLGNLVLPDFNLFFPLACMAVTVGFFENIFFRGFAQLRFEESFGVIPGIILSAVIYCFYHIGYGMAGSEYLMLLIIGLIYSTIFRLTSNVFILFPLLTPMGAIFTNIKDGLTIPFEAIIGFTMVIFLAVLGLVAIHNMYRKKQKKAAGDGGSQNRQSNI from the coding sequence AATCTTTTTAAGTTCAAACCGACAAAAGACTTGGCAGTAGTTCTTATCAACTATACTCTTATTGTTGCAATATTCTATCTCTCTTTTCAGATCATAACAATCAAAAATGTTGCAGGTCAATTCATTACCTTCGGTGTTGTCGGCATCTTGCTATTGGGAATATTGGTTCCCGCTCTATATAATACACTGATTATGAAACGCCCGCTATCTGTTTTGGGCATTAAAAAAGAGAAGCTGATGCTTAGCATTGGCCTGTCCCTTGTATTCTCGGTTATTCAATACTTCCTGACACTTGGCAATCTGGTATTGCCCGATTTCAACTTGTTTTTTCCTTTGGCCTGCATGGCTGTTACTGTAGGTTTCTTTGAAAATATCTTCTTTAGAGGCTTCGCACAGCTACGATTTGAGGAAAGCTTCGGCGTCATCCCTGGCATCATATTAAGTGCGGTAATCTACTGCTTCTATCATATCGGCTACGGCATGGCAGGCTCAGAATATCTGATGTTGCTTATTATCGGCCTCATTTACTCGACCATCTTCCGCTTAACAAGCAACGTGTTTATCCTATTCCCTCTGCTTACGCCAATGGGTGCGATTTTTACAAACATCAAAGACGGACTTACCATTCCTTTTGAAGCCATCATAGGTTTCACAATGGTCATCTTCCTCGCAGTATTGGGACTGGTGGCAATTCATAATATGTACAGGAAGAAACAGAAGAAAGCCGCAGGGGATGGCGGAAGTCAAAACCGCCAAAGCAATATTTGA